GGTCAGTGTGTAccttttttcaaatgaaatatgcGTAGATAGAACAATTTATACATTTGACTAACAGAACATAGGCTTGAGTTTCAATCCCCTAAGAAAACCTGATGTTGGGGTCCTTTGCATACTAACAAGATTTGACTATCTTGCCTTTAAGATTAGCAGTAGTGAATGATTTGGAAAGCTGTATGCAAGTCAGGAGGTCAATTGACCCCCTCTTTCATGGTGGAGTAGTCGTGAATTATTCTTGGAGCTAGATAGGTTAAGATTCTTCAGCATATGCCAATGCAGCAATGCCAGCTAGATTACGTTCTTAAGAACTCTTGTGATAGACACTGTTAGCAAGCTATATTCAACCCCTTGATATTACCTGATGACAAATGCCCCACTACCTGGTGACCAATGGTTCAAGCGCCATTTCATTTTAGTTACTTCAAATGGAAGCAGCTGAGTTTATTATTTTACCATTTATAGTTAATGCACACATGAATTGAAAAGTTCCTCATTACTCATCGTTGAAAGGAAACAATGTTCTATCTTTACTACAAAAAGTTCCAAAATGTGGGGCTGAATCCTCTTAATTTTTGAACTTTCCTCTGGTTTCTCCCAATCCTAGATAGTCCACCACATATCAGATTATTTACCTATTAAAATACAATGCATTACACTTTGTCATCAAGCTACTGCTAAAAAATTGAGAGAAAAAGTTAGGAGAGATCCCACCACAAAAAATTAGAAGTCTTTAATGTGCAACAGAAGGAATTTTGGAAAAGAAACTTGGTATTTTACATACCAGAGCTAGTAAGGCCTTGATTCCCTGTCTTAGTCATCTCATCATCACTAGGATCATGAATGTCAATGTTGTGGCCTTCAGTCATGCTTGCTCTTTGAGTTTTTGTTACCTCATCTTCATGAGAATCTGTTGGACTCCCCGATGGAGAATGTACCATTACACCTGGGGCATAAATAGATGGTATGAGTAGCATTCCCTAACACTAGTACACATTTACTGATCACGGCTATTTAATATTCTTGTTGGTGGAAGATTTTATCTTGCCCGACAACTTGGACTGAAAAAAACAATCCACATTGCATACTGACATGATAACTGAAACATCATAAAAATCCACAAAATGTAGAATGGCCATTGCTCTTAGACTGTTTGGCTTATTATTGAATTGGAGAGTAGAATATTTTGCTTCATTACATACAAGTCAGTTATCAAAGTAAAGTAGAACTGGAAAAAGGACACTCACTTTAACAACTCATGCAATAGAGTTGTAAATTGTAATAGGGAATTTTGAATTTGGTCAGTGTGTAccttttttcaaatgaaatatgcGTAGATAGAACAATTTATACATTTGACTAACAGAACATAGGCTTGAGTTTCAATCCCCTAAGAAAACCTGATGTTGGGGTCCTTTGCATACTAACAAGATTTGACTATCTTGCCTTTAAGATTAGCAGTAGTGAATGATTTGGAAAGCTGTATGCAAGTCAGGAGGTCAATTGACCCCCTCTTTCATGGTGGAGTAGTCGTGAATTATTCTTGGAGCTAGATAGGTTAAGATTCTTCAGCATATGCCAATGCAGCAATGCCAGCTAGATTACGTTCTTAAGAACTCTTGTGATAGACACTGTTAGCAAGCTATATTCAACCCCTTGATATTACCTGATGACAAATGCCCCACTACCTGGTGACCAATGGTTCAAGCGCCATTTCATTTTAGTTACTTCAAATGGAAGCAGCTGAGTTTATTATTTTACCATTTATAGTTAATGCACACATGAATTGAAAAGTTCCTCATTACTCATCGTTGAAAGGAAACAATGTTCTATCTTTACTACAAAAAGTTCCAAAATGTGGGGCTGAATCCTCTTAATTTTTGAACTTTCCTCTGGTTTCTCCCAATCCTAGATAGTCCACCACATATCAGATTATTTACCTATTAAAATACAATGCATTACACTTTGTCATCAAGCTACTGCTAAAAAATTGAGAGAAAAAGTTAGGAGAGATCCCACCACAAAAAATTAGAAGTCTTTAATGTGCAACAGAAGGAATTTTGGAAAAGAAACTTGGTATTTTACATACCAGAGCTAGTAAGGCCTTGATTCCCTGTCTTAGTCATCTCATCATCACTAGGATCATGAATGTCAATGTTGTGGCCTTCAGTCATGCTTGCTCTTTGAGTTTTTGTTACCTCATCTTCATGAGAATCTGTTGGACTCCCCGATGGAGAATGTACCATTACACCTGGGGCATAAATAGATGGTATGAGTAGCATTCCCTAACACTAGTACACATTTACTGATCACGGCTATTTAATATTCTTGTTGGTGGAAGATTTTATCTTGCCCGACAACTTGGACTGAAAAAAACAATCCACATTGCATACTGACATGATAACTGAAACATCATAAAAATCCACAAAATGTAGAATGGCCATTGCTCTTAGACTGTTTGGCTTATTATTGAATTGGAGAGTAGAATATTTTGCTTCATTACATACAAGTCAGTTATCAAAGTAAAGTAGAACTGGAAAAAGGACACTCACATGAATAGATCCAATTTTTCCAGAAAGAAAGTTTGGTTCCACTAGGAAATGCAGATGGCTTGAGAGCCAGTAACCTGAGAGTGTAGTCACCATTATGATCAGGGGTGACGccaagttttggatactgtCGAAGCAGCATTGAAGCAACATCTGTAACGATTAAAAAGCAGGAGTTAGAGGCACATATAATGAAGAAGTGTGTGTTGCAGATTGGTATGTTGCCTGTTATATCTATAATCTAACCATATACTTCTGCTGTAATTAGCGAATTAAGCAATGTAGCTCCATTGTCACCCCTATCTGGACTTAGATGCTCCTTTGGTGTTACGCTGTATAGATAATTAACCATATGCTTTTGATCAAACAAAGCAGCCACAATGACAGGAAGCTGCCCATTGTCAAGGTCATTTTTCATAACAAGCAGCCTATTATTTTTTTCCACAATAGTCCTTGCCAGCTTTGTTACACCACTGATTGCAGCAAGAGTAAGAGCTGTGGATCCATATTCATTAACAACTTCCAAGTCTTCTGGTGCCATTCTCTGCAATAACTCCTTTGCAATCTTCATGCGTCCATGCTGAATAGCAATGTGAAGTGCAGTTTCTTTATGTGATGAAACTATTGCCCTAACAGCGAGTGGATCTTGATCAAGTAGATGTTTTGTGTGACGAAAATAACCTATCGCGATTGCTTTGTACAATTGCTCATAATGAAGGTGCTCTTTCGGTCCTGTAAACATTAGAATTTGTTTCATTTAATATCTCGAACATGGTCACATATAATAATGAGCTCATACAAGGCACACGTGAAATTTTGATGAGGAGCATAAAAAATTGAGGAAGTAAAGAACAAAATCAGAAAATctttgaaataatttttggtATGAAGGTGACATTTTACTAATCTATTAGTGGAATATGTACTCTTTAGGAGCAAGTTTATAACTATCATAGGCTGGAGAATAATTTTCCCTCTGGTTCAGAGTAGGCACTGCAACAATATTGTTATTGGATATTGAGCAATGATTAAATGACATAGTCCATGCTATGGAGGATATGCTGCAGGGCCTCTTTTGGCAATTTAGCTAGGACTCCCAACCCCCAAGTCTCCATAATTATTTGGTGCAACAGAGCTTGAATAGATGAATTGGGGCTCTATTTGAAGTAATGTACACAAAAATCCCTGGTCAGGAATTGGTTGCtcaaagagcaaaagaaaaaaaaaggaatggaCCAAGAGCAAAAACAGACAAAAATCTGAAATTGCTAAATAATATTTTCTGCTCCTAACACCCCATTACTCTAAGTTACTTATCAAATGACCACATAAAGTACTTAAATTTTTCCAAGAGAGAAAACCTCATCAGTTAACTTCTAAATTATATGTCAAAAATAGACATTTTATCAGCAACATGACAGAGAATTACCTTCATTATCAACTTCAAGATTGTCGGGCTTTAGTTTTTCATCCAACTGCTTCCATGCAACTTGGGCAAAATTGTGAGCTTTTAATTTAACATATGTGCGTGGTCCGCATGAAAGTTGGATGGCATGTAAGGCCAATGCATTCTTCATCTGCCATTCCTCGTGTTCCTGTTTCTTATCTTCTCCGTAATCTTGACTCTCATCTTTTATAGGATCCTGCTCCTTACCAGAAACAACACCCCAAAGGCCATGCCCGACCAAATAATGTTTCAAGCATCCTTTCCATGCCTCATAGTTCTCCTCAGTGAGATCCTCGGGAACAATTCCAATTGCACCTCTACTAATCCCATCAGCTCCTGCCAATAtccaaaacataaaaaagaGGATGCACAATTCAACTTAAACATTATTACTGAAAGTTACAAAAGAACATGGAGAATAAATAAGTTCATCCACATTAGTCAAAAGGCAGCAAGAACGTTTATCCCTGTAGCTTCAAGTCCGTCAAATTACAGAACAATGTAGGTTATTTAGAGGCTTTATTAGAAGGGCTAAAAAATGATCTTTCAAGGGAAACAAGTTTCCATGCACAATGTTGTGTCATTTTACAATAGATGTATGATTAGGTTTTTTCATCCAATTGATGAGTCaaagattgagaaaaatattagCTAAGTTGAATGTAGATGTCCAATATATTAATCAGTGTTGCACCATTCAAAATGCCTAATTCTTTGTCAGAGAAAGAAAACACTCCAAAAAAAGGTCTACTATAAATTTACCAATCTTggtgatagggtataatttgttagtatttttattattaattttcccttctatccctgacaaatattgtgttaattgctgatatttactcatatttggtatttggaatcaatttcaggaatgaagcagaaaactaccaaaaagaagggactttgtgaaaaatatggagacttctaagggcttcaatccttgggcccttgaattggtgggggaccacaagctagtgaaaggcatttggtcatttgggcttcaaagaaagcaacgagacttggaacaagaagtacttgggaggctttgtccacatgtgtggggaccacctagatagcttttagtcatctttcttttgttcctttaaaaggggacaacgtacagaagcaaaagatatctagggctttagttttagtttttttagtttagttctagttttctttctttggactggcctctgacacacgccaggtattcgacaatattccccaacggggagattttctcatgaggcgtggttaagcttttctagtcaaggggacaactgacgatttggttcgacaagtactgtgagatcgaatctgttttaattattttcttcatttattggtatttatatgttccttgattttaattgctatggccttgtgtatgattgattagtgcgcaataattaattattcatataggctatttttgctaaataggggtaattgaatccgtaattgttcgttatctctacctcagtagcaactggcgtaattgggtttatgtcaggggagcatatgatctaatttaaacaaaccctcgtagcgtgtttgttggttaggatttggcctttctaattattaatgcaatctagaaattaaatcctacggtcgtacctagggttatttttgggttagagaaatagctaacggtcgtaccttagctatcgagaaattaaggaagggttggttgtttatcgcgtgcatgacaactataactaatctattgctaaatgttggaattatttctacatcaatgatcagtgcatgaaccatttctgatgtgtacccttggctagagtttccccaatcatttcttttaattaattattttctgcagttaatttatttagttagcatttaatccaaaaccccccatactttggactctagaagaaacaaattatccccagtccctgtggattcgaccctactcaccgctatatacaaaatctgtatttttctcgagtaggtatttattattgtacaggttcggcacctgtcaatttttggcgccgttgccgggggctggtgccagattaatttgtttcattttgagttcatcttgtttttatttttttatttatttttctcttatttttttattatagtttatggcttctaacactccgtattttggtgatagactggattttgtttccggggaaggcgatgagactagtttttttgctaagtttgcatattcagaggcactaaactctattagagaaagaatggctgctgcaacctgtaaaatttgttatgccagggatcattcaaccggtatgtgccccgaatatcaagataatctgagtgtccccctcaataattatggagatttttcaccctggtctcaaacgtggtataaccctaatccaaacgggtatgatcaagaatGATGGGATAACTCcgattataattatacaacggagccaatgaattttcagcagtatgagtctcaagaatcgtcatctatgtcaggtatatctcttgaagaaatagttgaatcaatagctattaatacatatcaattccaacaggagacacaaaggagaaatgagatgatgaaggaggcaatgagtaatctggaagatcaaatgtgtctattgacatccagaataaatcgactggcttctcaatttgaagaattgccctcgaaaactattgttgaaaatgagagtgcaatttgcctGACCAGTGATGAGGAGctgcaagattttcaagaagagagatgtacagatgcagttgaaaaagaagccgaaaaggaagaaatggaaccccaactgcaacccattcaagtgaaagaatccagtgaagaatcagcaaatgtggtgacaccacctccattccctaacccgcattttcttaactcttattctatgatttctgttaatgagattgattttgttataccggaagttCTTGAGTCTCATGGCAGGAATGAATTAagagtagctatggtcaaatatcttgaaccgttgaatgctcttgatggaggagtggatgaagaattgcgatcaatgcttgattatttggcgccatcaactagtccatggaagaccgtagctcgtgtgttcaaagattactccatctatgagggttaccaggatcatattgaagatgaagcattaAAGCGAgctacaagattttatcctccgtgaacaagcataacatgtctagccaaagacattaaagaaaggcgctcgtttgggaggcaacccgaatattgattttattggttttagttgtttatttcttTCGTTTTGTCGTTTCTCCATTGGGTAGTATCAAGGCTAATATCTCCTCCACTGTGACCAGGAAGtgaaatcttggcgtgcccgcgCGGTGTTTGTGTTTTCTGAGACCAGAGGACGAAgaccaatcttggcgtgcccgcgCGGTATTGGACGACCCAAAccatgtttttaaaaaaaaaaaaaaaattataattataattgtttattattattacattcaaaaaaaaaaaatttcagatttcagatctacgttcggatagtttttgaaaaaaaaaaaaaatttcattttttttctttttttctttctttccttcttttcttctttttttttttttttctttcttctcctttctttcttctttcttccccgctgctttctcttttccccttttcttttcttcttcacccATTCACCCAACATACCCACCTGTCCGCcgccatctctctctctctctccgcgCGCTTCCGCCACCAGATCTCTACCCCTCCCACGCAGTTCCAGCGACCAGGCCACCATCGCACGACGCCTGCTTCAGCCGCCGCTTCTTTCACCGCAACCATCGACCCCACCCCACCACCAGCTCGCGGCCAACTTCGGCCGCAACCTCCTCAGTTGCGCGACTGCTGCTAGCGCGCGCAACCCCAGCGCGCAGCAGCCTGCCGATCTGCCCCACCTTGCGCGCGCGGCTTCTCTCTGCCCAGCTCCACCTCGACCTCACTTCATTGCACGCCGCCCTAAGCCCAACGCTGCAGCCTCCCCTGCGCAACCCCCTCCAGCCCACCGCACTTCGCCAGCCGCGCCACCAACTCTCCACCAGCCCGCGCCGTCTCAGCTTTCCTCTGTCCCTCGCGCGACCC
This sequence is a window from Coffea eugenioides isolate CCC68of chromosome 7, Ceug_1.0, whole genome shotgun sequence. Protein-coding genes within it:
- the LOC113776934 gene encoding uncharacterized protein LOC113776934; protein product: MVAWSLELRGRGRDLVAEARGERERDGGGQVGADGISRGAIGIVPEDLTEENYEAWKGCLKHYLVGHGLWGVVSGKEQDPIKDESQDYGEDKKQEHEEWQMKNALALHAIQLSCGPRTYVKLKAHNFAQVAWKQLDEKLKPDNLEVDNEGPKEHLHYEQLYKAIAIGYFRHTKHLLDQDPLAVRAIVSSHKETALHIAIQHGRMKIAKELLQRMAPEDLEVVNEYGSTALTLAAISGVTKLARTIVEKNNRLLVMKNDLDNGQLPRNTKGASKSR